The nucleotide sequence TCTTACATTTCTCGTCACTATGATTATCAGTTCTCTCACCAAGTTCCATCGTTTAAGACGACtggagaagaagcagaaggtgTGCCTCGAGGTGCTTATGAGCTGGATCCCGCTGCGTTACCTGCAAATCTCAAAGAGATAGACGTCCCTTTGCATCTACTAGCAGAGCCTACAGAGCCAAAGTCCGAGAATAATACACTTTCGCAATGCGTGCACTTTGCTAGCAAGGGTAGGACTTTTGAAACTGGCCAAATCTGGGCGTTTTGCGGTGGCGAGGATTACTTGCCCCGGTACTATGGCAAGATTCAGAAAATCACCTTTATTCAGGCATTTGAGCAGGATCCGGTAGTTAAACTGCATGTTGGTCGGCTGAAGTCTACATCAAATAAAGGCATCCTCCAATGGAATGACAAGAGCATGCCCATCGGCTGTGGGAACTTCCGAGCAACAAAATCTCTCGAAATATTCACCGATCTTGATGTATTCTTACGTCAGCTAAGCCTAGACTCATCCGGAGATGGAAATAATTACAGTATCATGCCAAGGACTGGTGATATCTGGGTTATCTACAGAAACTGGAGTAGTGACATTGAGGTCTCTCATCTTAAATCCCAGACTTATGATCTTATAGAAGTTCTTGATGACAAAGCGGCGGATTACAAGGTTTTGCTGTTGGCACCTGATGGTGGCTTTAAGCTAGCTGGCCATGGAGGTTATGATTCAGTATATTTGGCTGCTAAAGAACACTGGATTGATGGCGCTGATGTTAGATTCACAATCCCGAAATCCGAACTGCTCAGATTCTCGCATCAAGTTCCTACTTTgaaagtaacaagagagatacaTGGAGCTTTGCAAGAGGTCTATGAACCTAATACTGATGCACTGCCTGCTAATTTGATTGTATAATCTCTGGGAGCTGAAACAACAGTGGATCAAAAGATTACTCTTTTGCttactttttgcttttttttgggTCCAAAATCCACTAAGAGTTCTTCATGGTTTACTAATCCCTTGATCTATTGTAAGTTCTCCATCTATGAAATAGCAGTATTTGCAGTTTGGTCTGAAGCTCTCTTCTTGCATATTATAAGAACATAAACTAAATCATGAAACGTAGCATTTTCATATCATATATGAagtattgattatatatatatattaatatatatatatatatattgtttttaattacttAAGTTAGACACAGTTTTGCAATAAGATACACACATAATAATCAGATAATTAGTTTCCCGCGCATTGCCAATGAACTTTTCCCGCTAAAATCAGATTATTTGcttaatttttctttagttaCATTTGCCAAACGTGTTTATCGCACGAGCACGACGAATCGTCTTTTCCCTTTTCCGGCGAGAGTCTCCGGTACTTACGACTGCGGTTTGCTTTTCTTGCGCTGCTGTTACGTGAACCGGTACGTGGATTGTAactaaatgttttgtttttgttaatctaATCTAGAGTTTAAGCTTTCTCCGATGTTTCTCTTATTGTGAGATTTGGGATTCTTAGTGTAAAGTAAAGACGCTTGCTTTATGGTTCTTATTGCTTTGTTTTGATCTAAATTGCTTTTAAAGAACAGTCACAAACTCGCCAGAACCTTATTTTGATGGCCATAATCTGTATTCTTCTGCAGGAAACCAATAGGAGGAAGTCATCTTCTGGTCTCAAAGTTTGGTTAGATGATGGGTATCACCATTGACGAGCTTCGGATAGAGAAAGATGCTTCAGAGACTTCGACTACAGCTCAATCTCAAGCTCCTTGCAATGATGACCGTCCCATGTTTTGGACTATATGTCCGTTTTGTGCTGTTAGGTACAGATCCCATAGAAGCTTTCTCAACAAACCGAGCCGGTGTCAATCTTGTTACATCAAATTCTTTGGGGAGGAGGAAGTCACTGTTAAAGGCGCTACACCAGAGATTAAACCAAGTCAGATAACTATGCAGAAAAGTGCATCGAGTCAGAACCATGTTGCTAGGAGCAATTTAGTTGCATTGACACCCAAGAACCAGCTTCAGCCTCAAAAAGCTCAGTCCCCAGATCCTTTCAGTGGCATACCAAAGTTTTGGACCATGTGCCCATTCTGTACTGTGAGGTTCAGGTTACCTAGGCGGGACTTTCTCAACAAGCCTACCAGTTGTCAGTCTTGCAAGATGAAATTCACTGCGACTGAATCCCCTGTTCAATTCCTTCTACCAGGGAAAAAATCAAGTCAGACAACTTTGCCTACTATGGAGAAAACTAGGTTGAGTCAAAACCATGTCAGTAGGAGCAATTTGGCTAAATCAACACCCAAGTACCTGCTTCAGCCGCAAAAAGCTCAACCTCAAACAGTTCCAGTCAGATCTCGTCCAAGCTTTTGGACTATGTGTCCATTCTGTGAGCACAAGTAtctttttatgagaaaatatatcAACAAATGGCTCAATTGTCAGATATGCAAGAAGAAGTTCAATGCGGTTGAAGGGAATTTCTCCTTGGTCCAACCAAAAACAGTCCCAACTAAGAATCCAGGCACACATGTCTCTGGAAAGGAAAGTTTCCCCCCAGCTTTGAGCTGTACTGTGAAGGTTGGTGAGAAGAGAGCGAGGAATGAGTATGGTGAAAGTTGCAATACTGTAACTCGCAGCAAGTCTGATAAAGTAATTGTAAAATTAAGTGAAGATGGCAGTAGAAGAGTGTCAGATGATAATGGAGATGCAGGAGAAGAGTCTGGAATTGCAAAGGAACTCCATGAGGTTCATCTTTTCAAAGAAACATTGCCAAATGCCATTAATAGGAATGCTCAGGTGGGACCTACAATGGGGATCTCTCAGAATCTCAAGGTagaaaaaaactctgttttttgtgATACAAGTTCAGAATTTGCAGTACAACTAAAGACTTCTGAATGTGCTGGCCCAAATTGTAACGACATTAGGAGCGATTTGCTTGCGTTAACATCCAAGAATCAGCAAGAAAAAGCTCAAGCTTTCTCCTTACAACAACAGAATAAAGTCCTAAGTAAGAATCCAGGCACACATGTCTCTGGAAAGGAAAGTTCCCTTGGTTTGAGTTGTGCTGTGATGGTTggtgagaagagaaagaggaacgAGTATGGTGAAAGTTGCACCACTGAAGATCAAAACAAATCTGAAGATGTTATTGGCAGCGCTGTAGACAATAGTAGAAGAGGATTCAGTGATAATGGGGATGTAAGAAGGCAAGAAGAGCCGGGACGGGGGAAGCAACTCCATGAGGCTGTTCGTTCTGAAGAAACATCCACGGATCATAAGTTGAATGAGAACCAAGATGCTGCAGGGAACTCCGGACATCTTGAGGTGGATGAAAAGTCTAATTTATGTGATTCAGCTTCAGAAGATGCAGTACAACTGAAAACTTCTGAATGTGGTGGTCTAAAGTTTAACGACTTTGATAAGCTGAGGGAAGAAGTAAACTTTGCGGTTGGTCAAACCTGGGCTCTCTATGATAAAGCGGATGGAATGCCTAGAGTGTATGCTGATATCAGAAAAGTTTCAGTTCCTTCTTTTGGGCTTAGGATTACATACCTAGAGCCAGATCCGGATGGTGAGAAAGAGATACAATGGTTTGAAGAAGACTTGCCTATTTCTGTTGGCAAGATCAGGTTTGGGAAAAGTCAGAACACAAAAGATCGTTCCATGTTCTCTCATTTAACCCACTACATATGCAAATACGATGAAAAAAACGACAATGGTCGTTTCGACAATGGTCGTTTAAGTATCTCCCCAAGAAAAGGCGAGACTTGGGCTCTATTTAAGAACTGGGACATTAACTGGTCTTCGGAGCCAGATTCTCACCGCAAATTTGAGTATGAGTTTGTTGAGGTTTTGTCAG is from Camelina sativa cultivar DH55 chromosome 20, Cs, whole genome shotgun sequence and encodes:
- the LOC104770210 gene encoding uncharacterized protein LOC104770210, translating into MEKTNLDGARELLHHDQKSVPQTFSSAANTGEKRKREGLVRREGESCNISDNEEVIIVGDAKAIKDFYLDGGEQSQRYVFSKRNAFDVQNGSLEKEEAGEEPDRAKQVSNFNDFNKLREEGKVSVGQIWALYDDTVDGMPRLYAQIRKISVPGFDVSVTWLEPDPYEEELIQKYEKDLPVSVGRFKLGKDETIKDHTRFSHVVHCNEGTGAGKFSVYPRKGETWALFKGRHKTSYSYRDINWLADPSSPNKYQYAFVEIVSEATVPNEPEPSTGFLHKAKGFSSLFCLFTEEIVTSYISRHYDYQFSHQVPSFKTTGEEAEGVPRGAYELDPAALPANLKEIDVPLHLLAEPTEPKSENNTLSQCVHFASKGRTFETGQIWAFCGGEDYLPRYYGKIQKITFIQAFEQDPVVKLHVGRLKSTSNKGILQWNDKSMPIGCGNFRATKSLEIFTDLDVFLRQLSLDSSGDGNNYSIMPRTGDIWVIYRNWSSDIEVSHLKSQTYDLIEVLDDKAADYKVLLLAPDGGFKLAGHGGYDSVYLAAKEHWIDGADVRFTIPKSELLRFSHQVPTLKVTREIHGALQEVYEPNTDALPANLIV